The following are from one region of the Candidatus Methylomirabilota bacterium genome:
- a CDS encoding extracellular solute-binding protein, with protein sequence MTRLRLATNLAALALVLSAASAPAQDARLEAAKKEGKVVWYTSLALSSSEKVAKLFEAAYPGIKVEVHRTGSERILQRLMQELQANIKIADVVHTSDAGHYVLLKDKKLLVKYAPAGVERFPAAFKDKDGYHFGLRATVNVIAYNSKIIPAAEAPRTWKDLLDPKWKGKLVTAHPGYSGVITTHVLALVHLHGWDYFKQLAQNKPMLVQSAVDPSGVVASGERPIAANGGDYTFYQVKKKGNPVEIVFPKEGVPLVVSPSAITSFAPHPNAARLFTDFIYSRELQQVLADSEGLYTGHPDVTYPADRPKLSELNLLRVDPEELEKRNEEIKTRFVEFFGA encoded by the coding sequence ATGACACGTCTTCGGCTCGCGACAAACCTTGCCGCTCTCGCCCTGGTCCTCTCCGCCGCCTCCGCGCCGGCGCAGGACGCGCGCCTGGAGGCGGCAAAGAAGGAAGGCAAGGTCGTCTGGTACACCTCGCTCGCCTTGTCCAGCTCCGAGAAGGTCGCCAAGCTCTTCGAGGCCGCGTACCCGGGGATCAAGGTCGAGGTCCACCGGACCGGCTCCGAGCGGATCCTCCAGCGCCTCATGCAGGAGCTCCAGGCCAACATCAAGATCGCCGACGTGGTTCACACCTCCGACGCGGGCCACTACGTGCTGCTGAAGGACAAGAAGCTCCTGGTGAAGTACGCGCCGGCCGGCGTCGAGCGCTTCCCGGCCGCCTTCAAGGACAAGGACGGCTATCACTTCGGCCTCCGCGCCACGGTGAACGTCATCGCCTACAACTCGAAGATTATTCCCGCCGCCGAGGCGCCGCGGACCTGGAAGGACCTGCTCGACCCGAAATGGAAAGGCAAGCTCGTCACGGCGCATCCGGGGTACAGCGGCGTGATCACGACCCACGTGCTGGCGCTGGTGCATCTCCACGGCTGGGACTACTTCAAGCAGCTCGCCCAGAACAAGCCGATGCTGGTCCAGTCGGCGGTCGATCCCTCGGGCGTCGTGGCCTCGGGCGAGCGGCCCATCGCGGCGAACGGCGGCGACTACACGTTCTACCAGGTCAAGAAGAAGGGCAACCCGGTCGAGATCGTGTTCCCGAAGGAAGGCGTCCCCCTCGTCGTCTCTCCGAGCGCCATCACGAGCTTCGCGCCGCATCCGAACGCGGCCCGGCTCTTCACCGATTTCATCTACAGCCGCGAGCTCCAGCAGGTGCTGGCCGACAGCGAGGGGCTGTACACGGGCCACCCCGACGTCACGTACCCGGCCGACCGGCCCAAGCTCTCCGAGCTGAACCTGCTCCGCGTGGATCCGGAGGAGCTGGAGAAGCGCAACGAGGAGATCAAGACGCGCTTCGTC
- a CDS encoding MmgE/PrpD family protein, with protein sequence MPQPSVARRYARFIRGLTLPQVPPPVVAKAVSLALDTLGSCLASSKECFGQAVLEAAERLGGAPESTLIGTKSRSGAASAVLANATLAHGLDFDDTREDAIVHTGCVAVTTALAVGEALGASGRAVLEAMIAGVEVMCRVGLAVPGSFHARHYHPTSLTGSFAAAAVAGKLYGLTEDQQVHAFGICGSQAGGIIEYLADGSWTKRLHPGWAAHAGIAATLLARSGFTGPETVFEGTHGFYQAFAGGFEEPKLDALLASLGRTWELEQLTLKPYPCGSIAQPYMDCALRLRQQHQIRPEQIAGIRCRTAEGPIPRLWEPLASKHSPQNGYAAKFSLPYLLALMLVKGRATLAEFTDEAARDQAVLAVAGKVGYEVDATIDYPRQFIGHVAIRLHDGRLLEERQDHPRGGPDFPMTREEVETKFLGNAALAVPAEQSARVITLVGDLAAQADVTDLMESLTA encoded by the coding sequence GTGCCGCAGCCTTCAGTCGCCCGGCGCTACGCTCGCTTCATCCGCGGCCTGACGCTCCCGCAGGTGCCGCCGCCCGTGGTCGCGAAGGCCGTCTCGCTCGCCCTCGACACGCTGGGCAGCTGCCTCGCGTCGTCGAAAGAGTGCTTCGGCCAGGCTGTCCTCGAGGCCGCCGAGCGGTTGGGCGGCGCCCCGGAGAGCACGCTCATCGGAACCAAGTCCAGGTCGGGCGCGGCGAGCGCGGTGCTCGCGAACGCCACGCTCGCCCACGGTCTCGACTTCGACGACACCCGGGAGGACGCCATCGTCCACACCGGCTGTGTCGCGGTCACCACCGCGCTCGCCGTCGGCGAGGCCCTCGGCGCCTCCGGCCGCGCGGTGCTCGAGGCGATGATCGCGGGCGTGGAGGTCATGTGCCGGGTCGGCCTCGCGGTGCCGGGCAGCTTCCACGCGCGCCACTATCACCCGACGTCTCTCACGGGCAGCTTCGCCGCGGCGGCGGTCGCGGGCAAGCTCTACGGCCTTACGGAGGACCAGCAGGTCCACGCTTTCGGGATCTGCGGCAGCCAGGCCGGCGGCATCATCGAGTACCTTGCCGACGGCTCGTGGACCAAGCGCCTGCATCCCGGCTGGGCCGCTCACGCGGGAATCGCCGCCACGCTCCTCGCGCGATCCGGGTTCACCGGTCCGGAGACGGTCTTCGAGGGCACCCACGGTTTCTACCAGGCGTTCGCCGGCGGTTTCGAGGAGCCCAAGCTCGATGCTCTCCTCGCGAGCCTCGGCCGCACATGGGAGCTGGAACAGTTGACCTTGAAGCCCTATCCCTGCGGCTCCATCGCCCAGCCCTACATGGATTGCGCGCTCCGGCTCCGGCAGCAGCATCAGATCAGGCCCGAACAGATCGCCGGCATCCGCTGCCGCACCGCCGAGGGCCCGATCCCGCGCCTCTGGGAGCCCCTCGCGAGCAAGCACAGCCCGCAGAACGGTTATGCCGCCAAGTTCAGCCTGCCCTATCTGCTCGCGCTCATGCTCGTGAAGGGACGGGCGACGCTCGCCGAGTTCACCGACGAGGCGGCGCGTGACCAGGCGGTGCTGGCGGTAGCGGGCAAGGTCGGCTACGAGGTGGACGCGACCATCGACTATCCCCGTCAGTTCATCGGGCACGTCGCCATTCGCCTGCACGACGGCCGCCTTCTCGAGGAGCGCCAGGATCACCCGCGCGGCGGGCCGGACTTCCCCATGACGCGCGAAGAGGTGGAGACGAAGTTCCTCGGCAATGCCGCGCTCGCCGTACCAGCGGAACAGTCGGCTCGCGTCATCACGCTCGTGGGAGATCTCGCGGCGCAGGCGGACGTCACTGACTTGATGGAATCTCTGACCGCCTAG
- a CDS encoding alcohol dehydrogenase catalytic domain-containing protein: MKVATWRGESRFTIDEAPDPAAGPGQVVVGIHAAGICGTDIHATQGLFPWTPPMVLGHEYTGVVREVGRGVSRRLLGREVACEPSYGCGECAACEAGRISQCQRAVRVGGFAERVALPATSVHPLPHGLDATTAALTEPAACCLAGLETFTMPRGATVLVIGGGIMGLLTMALARRRGAKRLILSDPIEERRRIARRLGAQVVIDPSRESLRDRVMTLTRDRGADVVCEAVGKPELVAEAIALTRATGHLQLVGVNPKGSRLPLDLWDVHYRELRIGGAFGRGTAFRRALALMPKLGVKRLITARFPLERIADAFAHASAGHGAKTVIGPC, encoded by the coding sequence ATGAAAGTCGCCACCTGGCGCGGCGAGAGCCGCTTTACGATCGACGAGGCGCCGGATCCCGCGGCGGGGCCGGGGCAGGTCGTGGTGGGGATTCACGCCGCCGGCATCTGCGGCACCGACATCCACGCCACGCAGGGGCTCTTCCCGTGGACGCCGCCCATGGTGCTCGGCCACGAGTACACGGGTGTCGTGCGGGAGGTGGGACGCGGCGTGAGCCGGCGCCTGCTCGGGCGCGAGGTCGCGTGCGAGCCGTCCTACGGGTGCGGGGAGTGCGCCGCGTGCGAGGCGGGGCGCATCTCGCAGTGCCAGCGCGCGGTCCGCGTGGGAGGCTTCGCCGAGCGCGTCGCGCTGCCCGCGACCTCCGTGCATCCGCTGCCGCACGGCCTCGATGCGACCACGGCGGCCCTGACCGAGCCCGCCGCCTGCTGCCTGGCGGGGCTCGAGACGTTCACGATGCCCCGCGGGGCGACGGTGCTCGTCATCGGCGGCGGCATCATGGGGCTCCTCACCATGGCGCTCGCCCGCCGCCGGGGTGCCAAGCGCCTGATCCTCTCCGATCCGATCGAGGAGCGTCGCCGGATCGCGCGCCGGTTGGGGGCCCAGGTCGTTATCGACCCGTCCCGGGAGAGTTTGCGCGACCGCGTGATGACGCTCACGCGCGACCGCGGAGCTGACGTCGTGTGCGAAGCCGTGGGCAAGCCGGAGCTGGTCGCCGAAGCGATCGCGCTCACGCGGGCGACCGGGCACCTCCAGCTCGTGGGCGTGAACCCGAAGGGGAGCCGGCTGCCGCTGGATCTCTGGGACGTCCACTACCGCGAGCTGAGGATCGGCGGCGCGTTCGGCCGCGGCACCGCGTTCCGCCGCGCGCTCGCGTTGATGCCGAAGCTCGGCGTGAAGCGGCTGATCACGGCGCGCTTCCCGCTAGAGCGGATCGCCGACGCCTTTGCCCACGCCTCGGCCGGCCACGGCGCCAAGACCGTCA